From Entelurus aequoreus isolate RoL-2023_Sb linkage group LG22, RoL_Eaeq_v1.1, whole genome shotgun sequence, one genomic window encodes:
- the hmx4 gene encoding H6 family homeobox 4 isoform X2 gives MSKVDAPCRSSASLKFTIDNILNLKTSGRGSDGCHPGGEDHDSVTGTSKGRSLQRPGSDNGREDRRRAADARLESGDSSCDDSIIPEPLQADCGPGKKSKIMTKKKTRTIFSKRQIFQLETTFDMKRYLSSAERACLANSLQLTETQVKIWFQNRRNKLKRQISSEIDGPGSDFPETVKPGLVAQLPALYKESSLLGRCLLPVPLPVVYPGSPAPYFCFSSTSKYFSLYDGDV, from the exons ATGAGTAAAGTGGACGCGCCATGTCGCTCCAGCGCCTCCCTCAAGTTCACCATTGACAACATCCTCAACCTGAAGACGAGCGGGCGGGGATCCGACGGATGTCACCCCGGCGGAGAGGACCATGACTCGGTCACGGGGACGAGTAAAGGCCGCAGCCTCCAGAGACCCGGAAGTG ATAACGGTCGTGAGGACCGGAGAAGGGCGGCGGACGCGCGCTTGGAGAGCGGCGACAGCAGCTGCGACGACTCCATCATCCCGGAGCCACTTCAAGCGGACTGCGGGCCGGGCAAGAAGAGCAAAATAATGACGAAAAAGAAGACGCGCACCATTTTTTCCAAGAGACAAATCTTCCAGTTGGAGACTACCTTCGACATGAAGCGCTACCTGAGCAGCGCCGAGCGCGCCTGCCTGGCCAACTCGCTGCAGCTCACCGAGACGCAGGTGAAAATATGGTTCCAGAACCGCAGGAATAAGTTGAAACGGCAGATCTCCAGTGAGATCGACGGACCCGGGAGCGACTTCCCGGAGACGGTGAAGCCGGGGTTGGTGGCTCAGCTCCCGGCCTTGTACAAGGAGAGCAGCCTGCTGGGGAGGTGCCTGCTGCCGGTGCCGCTGCCCGTCGTGTACCCGGGCTCCCCCGCGCCTTACTTCTGCTTCTCCAGCACCAGCAAGTACTTCAGCCTCTATGACGGCGACGTAtga
- the hmx4 gene encoding H6 family homeobox 4 isoform X1: protein MSKVDAPCRSSASLKFTIDNILNLKTSGRGSDGCHPGGEDHDSVTGTSKGRSLQRPGSEDNGREDRRRAADARLESGDSSCDDSIIPEPLQADCGPGKKSKIMTKKKTRTIFSKRQIFQLETTFDMKRYLSSAERACLANSLQLTETQVKIWFQNRRNKLKRQISSEIDGPGSDFPETVKPGLVAQLPALYKESSLLGRCLLPVPLPVVYPGSPAPYFCFSSTSKYFSLYDGDV, encoded by the exons ATGAGTAAAGTGGACGCGCCATGTCGCTCCAGCGCCTCCCTCAAGTTCACCATTGACAACATCCTCAACCTGAAGACGAGCGGGCGGGGATCCGACGGATGTCACCCCGGCGGAGAGGACCATGACTCGGTCACGGGGACGAGTAAAGGCCGCAGCCTCCAGAGACCCGGAAGTG AAGATAACGGTCGTGAGGACCGGAGAAGGGCGGCGGACGCGCGCTTGGAGAGCGGCGACAGCAGCTGCGACGACTCCATCATCCCGGAGCCACTTCAAGCGGACTGCGGGCCGGGCAAGAAGAGCAAAATAATGACGAAAAAGAAGACGCGCACCATTTTTTCCAAGAGACAAATCTTCCAGTTGGAGACTACCTTCGACATGAAGCGCTACCTGAGCAGCGCCGAGCGCGCCTGCCTGGCCAACTCGCTGCAGCTCACCGAGACGCAGGTGAAAATATGGTTCCAGAACCGCAGGAATAAGTTGAAACGGCAGATCTCCAGTGAGATCGACGGACCCGGGAGCGACTTCCCGGAGACGGTGAAGCCGGGGTTGGTGGCTCAGCTCCCGGCCTTGTACAAGGAGAGCAGCCTGCTGGGGAGGTGCCTGCTGCCGGTGCCGCTGCCCGTCGTGTACCCGGGCTCCCCCGCGCCTTACTTCTGCTTCTCCAGCACCAGCAAGTACTTCAGCCTCTATGACGGCGACGTAtga